A genomic segment from Opitutaceae bacterium encodes:
- a CDS encoding TolC family protein, whose amino-acid sequence ARENLKTVEDLVKLVSARVGTKEAPKFELIKATVELQKSQKDLARADNALLVARAQLNTTTGKALGESFAVQGDFERVRVDLELHALMNQAADRQPALRRQQKVVEQAEYTIEHERASRIPNVSVIGQYHREAGDESVTAGLSMALPVWYRRQGEIGTALGTHREAQAERDRLQQELEQTITQHFQEVRTAQAQMQVFEQGLLFQAKEALDIAQFSFRHGAASLLEVIDAQRVYRQTLLEYAQARADHSIALARLERAVGGLP is encoded by the coding sequence CGCGCGAGAGAACCTGAAGACCGTCGAAGACCTTGTGAAATTGGTGAGTGCGCGGGTCGGCACGAAGGAGGCGCCAAAATTTGAGCTAATCAAGGCGACCGTCGAACTCCAGAAATCCCAAAAGGATCTGGCGCGGGCGGATAATGCCCTTCTCGTCGCTCGGGCCCAACTCAATACGACGACAGGCAAGGCTCTGGGAGAATCCTTTGCCGTCCAAGGGGATTTTGAACGGGTGCGAGTCGATTTGGAACTCCACGCCCTGATGAATCAGGCCGCCGACCGACAGCCCGCGCTTCGCCGACAGCAGAAGGTGGTTGAGCAAGCGGAATACACGATCGAACACGAACGCGCATCGCGCATCCCGAACGTCTCAGTGATCGGCCAGTATCACCGGGAAGCCGGTGATGAATCCGTCACGGCAGGACTCAGTATGGCTCTGCCGGTTTGGTACCGCCGACAGGGGGAAATCGGGACGGCATTGGGAACGCATCGAGAGGCGCAAGCGGAGCGAGATCGACTGCAGCAGGAATTGGAACAGACTATCACCCAGCACTTTCAGGAGGTACGGACGGCTCAAGCTCAGATGCAGGTCTTCGAACAAGGACTCCTGTTTCAAGCCAAAGAAGCGCTCGACATCGCGCAGTTCAGTTTTCGCCATGGAGCGGCCAGCCTGCTCGAGGTCATTGACGCGCAGCGCGTCTACCGTCAGACCTTGCTCGAATATGCCCAAGCGCGAGCCGATCATTCCATCGCGTTGGCCCGGCTGGAGCGGGCGGTGGGGGGATTGCCATGA